One stretch of Lemur catta isolate mLemCat1 chromosome 2, mLemCat1.pri, whole genome shotgun sequence DNA includes these proteins:
- the LOC123633293 gene encoding serine/threonine-protein kinase Sgk1 isoform X2, translating to MTVKTEAARGTLTYSRMRGMVAILIAFMKQRRMGLNDFIQKIANNSYACKHPEVQSILKISQPQEPELMNANPSPPPSPSQQINLGPSSNPHAKPSDFHFLKVIGKGSFGKVLLARHKAEEVFYAVKVLQKKAILKKKEEKHIMSERNVLLKNVKHPFLVGLHFSFQTADKLYFVLDYINGGELFYHLQRERCFLEPRARFYAAEIASALGYLHSLNIVYRDLKPENILLDSQGHIVLTDFGLCKENIEHNGTTSTFCGTPEYLAPEVLHKQPYDRTVDWWCLGAVLYEMLYGLPPFYSRNTAEMYDNILNKPLQLKPNITNSARHLLEGLLQKDRTKRLGAKDDFMEIKSHVFFSLINWDDLINKKITPPFNPNVSGPSDLRHFDPEFTEEPVPNSIGRSPDSILITASVKEAAEAFLGFSYAPPMDSFL from the exons ATGACGGTGAAAACCGAGGCTGCTAGGGGCACGCTCACTTACTCCAGAATGAGGGGAATGGTGGCAATTCTCATCG CTTTCATGAAACAGAGGAGGATGGGCCTGAACGACTTTATTCAGAAGATTGCCAATAACTCCTATGCATGCAAGCA CCCAGAAGTTCAGTCCATCTTGAAAATCTCCCAGCCTCAGGAGCCTGAGCTTATGAATGCCAACCCTTCTCCTCCA CCAAGTCCTTCTCAGCAAATCAACCTTGGCCCATCATCCAACCCTCATGCTAAACCATCTGACTTTCACTTCTTGAAAGTGATTGGGAAAGGCAGTTTTGGAAAG GTTCTTCTAGCAAGACACAAGGCAGAAGAAGTGTTCTATGCAGTCAAAGTTTTACAGAAGAAAGCAATCCTGAAAAAGAAGGAG GAGAAGCATATTATGTCAGAGCGGAATGTTTTATTGAAGAATGTGAAACACCCTTTCCTGGTGGGCCTTCACTTCTCTTTCCAGACTGCTGACAAATTGTACTTTGTCCTAGACTACATTAATGGTGGAGAG TTGTTCTACCATCTCCAGAGAGAACGCTGCTTTCTGGAACCACGGGCTCGTTTCTACGCTGCTGAAATAGCCAGTGCCTTGGGTTACCTGCACTCTCTGAACATCGTTTATAG AGACTTAAAACCTGAGAATATTTTGCTAGATTCCCAGGGACACATTGTCCTTACGGACTTTGGACTCTGCAAGGAAAACATTGAGCACAATGGCACGACGTCTACCTTCTGTGGCACACCTGAG TATCTGGCACCTGAGGTGCTGCATAAGCAGCCCTACGACAGGACCGTGGACTGGTGGTGCCTGGGGGCCGTCTTGTATGAGATGCTGTATGGCCTG CCTCCTTTTTATAGCCGAAACACAGCTGAGATGTACGACAACATTCTGAACAAGCCCCTCCAGTTGAAACCAAATATTACGAATTCCGCGAGGCACCTCCTGGAGGGCCTCCTGCAGAAGGACAGGACAAAGCGGCTGGGGGCCAAGGACGACTTT ATGGAGATTAAGAGTCACGTCTTCTTCTCCCTAATTAACTGGGATGATCTCATTAATAAGAAGATCACTCCTCCTTTTAACCCAAATGTG AGTGGACCCAGTGACCTGCGGCACTTTGATCCTGAGTTTACCGAAGAGCCCGTCCCCAACTCCATTGGCAGATCTCCCGACAGCATCCTCATCACAGCCAGCGTCAAGGAAGCAGCTGAGGCTTTCCTAGGCTTCTCATACGCACCTCCCATGGACTCTTTCCTCTGA
- the LOC123633293 gene encoding serine/threonine-protein kinase Sgk1 isoform X1: MQGALARARLESLLRPRHKKRAEAQKRSESFLLSGLAFMKQRRMGLNDFIQKIANNSYACKHPEVQSILKISQPQEPELMNANPSPPPSPSQQINLGPSSNPHAKPSDFHFLKVIGKGSFGKVLLARHKAEEVFYAVKVLQKKAILKKKEEKHIMSERNVLLKNVKHPFLVGLHFSFQTADKLYFVLDYINGGELFYHLQRERCFLEPRARFYAAEIASALGYLHSLNIVYRDLKPENILLDSQGHIVLTDFGLCKENIEHNGTTSTFCGTPEYLAPEVLHKQPYDRTVDWWCLGAVLYEMLYGLPPFYSRNTAEMYDNILNKPLQLKPNITNSARHLLEGLLQKDRTKRLGAKDDFMEIKSHVFFSLINWDDLINKKITPPFNPNVSGPSDLRHFDPEFTEEPVPNSIGRSPDSILITASVKEAAEAFLGFSYAPPMDSFL; encoded by the exons ATGCAGGGCGCGCTGGCCCGGGCCCGGCTCGAGTCCCTGCTGCGGCCCCGCCACAAAAAGAGGGCCGAGGCGCAGAAACGGAGCGAGTCCTTCCTGCTGAGCGGACTGG CTTTCATGAAACAGAGGAGGATGGGCCTGAACGACTTTATTCAGAAGATTGCCAATAACTCCTATGCATGCAAGCA CCCAGAAGTTCAGTCCATCTTGAAAATCTCCCAGCCTCAGGAGCCTGAGCTTATGAATGCCAACCCTTCTCCTCCA CCAAGTCCTTCTCAGCAAATCAACCTTGGCCCATCATCCAACCCTCATGCTAAACCATCTGACTTTCACTTCTTGAAAGTGATTGGGAAAGGCAGTTTTGGAAAG GTTCTTCTAGCAAGACACAAGGCAGAAGAAGTGTTCTATGCAGTCAAAGTTTTACAGAAGAAAGCAATCCTGAAAAAGAAGGAG GAGAAGCATATTATGTCAGAGCGGAATGTTTTATTGAAGAATGTGAAACACCCTTTCCTGGTGGGCCTTCACTTCTCTTTCCAGACTGCTGACAAATTGTACTTTGTCCTAGACTACATTAATGGTGGAGAG TTGTTCTACCATCTCCAGAGAGAACGCTGCTTTCTGGAACCACGGGCTCGTTTCTACGCTGCTGAAATAGCCAGTGCCTTGGGTTACCTGCACTCTCTGAACATCGTTTATAG AGACTTAAAACCTGAGAATATTTTGCTAGATTCCCAGGGACACATTGTCCTTACGGACTTTGGACTCTGCAAGGAAAACATTGAGCACAATGGCACGACGTCTACCTTCTGTGGCACACCTGAG TATCTGGCACCTGAGGTGCTGCATAAGCAGCCCTACGACAGGACCGTGGACTGGTGGTGCCTGGGGGCCGTCTTGTATGAGATGCTGTATGGCCTG CCTCCTTTTTATAGCCGAAACACAGCTGAGATGTACGACAACATTCTGAACAAGCCCCTCCAGTTGAAACCAAATATTACGAATTCCGCGAGGCACCTCCTGGAGGGCCTCCTGCAGAAGGACAGGACAAAGCGGCTGGGGGCCAAGGACGACTTT ATGGAGATTAAGAGTCACGTCTTCTTCTCCCTAATTAACTGGGATGATCTCATTAATAAGAAGATCACTCCTCCTTTTAACCCAAATGTG AGTGGACCCAGTGACCTGCGGCACTTTGATCCTGAGTTTACCGAAGAGCCCGTCCCCAACTCCATTGGCAGATCTCCCGACAGCATCCTCATCACAGCCAGCGTCAAGGAAGCAGCTGAGGCTTTCCTAGGCTTCTCATACGCACCTCCCATGGACTCTTTCCTCTGA
- the LOC123633293 gene encoding serine/threonine-protein kinase Sgk1 isoform X3 — MKEEAIKSPLKAFMKQRRMGLNDFIQKIANNSYACKHPEVQSILKISQPQEPELMNANPSPPPSPSQQINLGPSSNPHAKPSDFHFLKVIGKGSFGKVLLARHKAEEVFYAVKVLQKKAILKKKEEKHIMSERNVLLKNVKHPFLVGLHFSFQTADKLYFVLDYINGGELFYHLQRERCFLEPRARFYAAEIASALGYLHSLNIVYRDLKPENILLDSQGHIVLTDFGLCKENIEHNGTTSTFCGTPEYLAPEVLHKQPYDRTVDWWCLGAVLYEMLYGLPPFYSRNTAEMYDNILNKPLQLKPNITNSARHLLEGLLQKDRTKRLGAKDDFMEIKSHVFFSLINWDDLINKKITPPFNPNVSGPSDLRHFDPEFTEEPVPNSIGRSPDSILITASVKEAAEAFLGFSYAPPMDSFL, encoded by the exons ATGAAAGAGGAGGCTATAAAATCCCCTTTGAAAG CTTTCATGAAACAGAGGAGGATGGGCCTGAACGACTTTATTCAGAAGATTGCCAATAACTCCTATGCATGCAAGCA CCCAGAAGTTCAGTCCATCTTGAAAATCTCCCAGCCTCAGGAGCCTGAGCTTATGAATGCCAACCCTTCTCCTCCA CCAAGTCCTTCTCAGCAAATCAACCTTGGCCCATCATCCAACCCTCATGCTAAACCATCTGACTTTCACTTCTTGAAAGTGATTGGGAAAGGCAGTTTTGGAAAG GTTCTTCTAGCAAGACACAAGGCAGAAGAAGTGTTCTATGCAGTCAAAGTTTTACAGAAGAAAGCAATCCTGAAAAAGAAGGAG GAGAAGCATATTATGTCAGAGCGGAATGTTTTATTGAAGAATGTGAAACACCCTTTCCTGGTGGGCCTTCACTTCTCTTTCCAGACTGCTGACAAATTGTACTTTGTCCTAGACTACATTAATGGTGGAGAG TTGTTCTACCATCTCCAGAGAGAACGCTGCTTTCTGGAACCACGGGCTCGTTTCTACGCTGCTGAAATAGCCAGTGCCTTGGGTTACCTGCACTCTCTGAACATCGTTTATAG AGACTTAAAACCTGAGAATATTTTGCTAGATTCCCAGGGACACATTGTCCTTACGGACTTTGGACTCTGCAAGGAAAACATTGAGCACAATGGCACGACGTCTACCTTCTGTGGCACACCTGAG TATCTGGCACCTGAGGTGCTGCATAAGCAGCCCTACGACAGGACCGTGGACTGGTGGTGCCTGGGGGCCGTCTTGTATGAGATGCTGTATGGCCTG CCTCCTTTTTATAGCCGAAACACAGCTGAGATGTACGACAACATTCTGAACAAGCCCCTCCAGTTGAAACCAAATATTACGAATTCCGCGAGGCACCTCCTGGAGGGCCTCCTGCAGAAGGACAGGACAAAGCGGCTGGGGGCCAAGGACGACTTT ATGGAGATTAAGAGTCACGTCTTCTTCTCCCTAATTAACTGGGATGATCTCATTAATAAGAAGATCACTCCTCCTTTTAACCCAAATGTG AGTGGACCCAGTGACCTGCGGCACTTTGATCCTGAGTTTACCGAAGAGCCCGTCCCCAACTCCATTGGCAGATCTCCCGACAGCATCCTCATCACAGCCAGCGTCAAGGAAGCAGCTGAGGCTTTCCTAGGCTTCTCATACGCACCTCCCATGGACTCTTTCCTCTGA